AACATAGCCAGATAGGAAACCTTACAATATGAAATATCGCGTATTTTAAACAATGATGTTGCAATGGTCCAATACCCATGGTCTACCGTAATTTGGCCAGCATCATGATCAGCACCGACCACAACGCCAGTGCGTTTGCGTGGTGGGTCATTGCACCGTGCAGAGGCACGTGTTTAACGACGGTCATAATGCCTAACACGACCTGCAGTAGTGAGGCATGCAGGGTCCCCATGGCCAGTTTGCGGACCGCGGTTGGAACTCCCTGCGCTCTTGCAGCCATGTAAGTGGCCATTGACATTACAGCCGTGATGTATCCGAGACATCTGTGGTTGAATTGCACGACGCCTGTTTTTTCGAAGAGGTGATTGATACAGTTGACTTGGGCGTAGTCGTCCGGAATGTAGGAATCCAGCATTTTCGGCCACGTGTTGTATGCCAAACCCGCATCATTCCCCGCGACAATCGAACCGTACAGCATGGTCAAAAATAGTGACGCAAGTGTGGCTTTCCCCATCCTGCGCACCCTCCGTAAGGCAGTGGTGTCAGGAGACGCCAGTTCATTGCCAGCTCTTAGAGTCCTCAAACCATTCCATAAGCACAGCGAGTATATGGCAAGTGCGTTGGTGAAGTGTATGGCTAGCCTGTAAGGTGACACCCTGCACACGTGTGATCGGCTGTGCTTTCTACGTTACCTTGGCGTCTTATTTTCAGTTTCCGGTTCTTTAAATCCGCTTTCTACCATCCACTTCCCAACAAACGCCTGTGATAAACCAATTCCCGATATACCTATACGATATAGACATATTACCGGCTAAGTCTTACCCATTGCAAGCAAATGCCCCCCTGGCGCCAGCGCACCCCGTATCGCCAGGAACAATGCACCCCCGCCAAAACACATTCCTGCGAACCTTCCTAGCATACGGTGCACCCATTCATTGAGATAAATGTTCTGGTAGTCCTCTAGCGATATATCGTAGT
This genomic stretch from Babesia bigemina genome assembly Bbig001, chromosome : III harbors:
- a CDS encoding cytochrome c oxidase assembly protein, putative, translated to MMLNIARLGGVRLDVVRSFLHGRQRVPLCRQALQLRAGHSTNGAFRHYKEAVNIGRTDVSGASDSSGIKGSSEALFSREGEATPGHSGNHRSDCSRWFRIARPGKEKTVAYWLLGSAGITAGVMAIGAYVRLNESGLSMLDWHLLGKHLPKDEDEWDREFERYKATPEYKQVHYDISLEDYQNIYLNEWVHRMLGRFAGMCFGGGALFLAIRGALAPGGHLLAMGISGIGLSQAFVGKWMVESGFKEPETENKTPRVSPYRLAIHFTNALAIYSLCLWNGLRTLRAGNELASPDTTALRRVRRMGKATLASLFLTMLYGSIVAGNDAGLAYNTWPKMLDSYIPDDYAQVNCINHLFEKTGVVQFNHRCLGYITAVMSMATYMAARAQGVPTAVRKLAMGTLHASLLQVVLGIMTVVKHVPLHGAMTHHANALALWSVLIMMLAKLR